A region of Hoplias malabaricus isolate fHopMal1 chromosome 12, fHopMal1.hap1, whole genome shotgun sequence DNA encodes the following proteins:
- the cd28 gene encoding T-cell-specific surface glycoprotein CD28: protein MIAILITVILGIPLGNAFSVSQPYIVVGNQGQASLYCAYNIRTHPKEIQLSLYKGMYGEEMICTARVNLSDPYIVTDGRVHCRGNVSKGRVDLTIFGLKGEDTDLYRCKVEIIFPPPYLMKYGNGTLVHIPENPECPREHTQAIVGDSPDITKDIQRTSLPLILICAVLITTTFTLILQVMNMILTWPKSNHVPQKSDYKNFW from the exons ATGATTGCCATCCTGATCACAGTGATCTTGGGCATCCCTCTTGGGAATG CTTTTAGTGTTTCACAGCCGTACATTGTTGTGGGAAACCAGGGACAAGCTTCTTTGTACTGCGCCTACAACATCAGGACACATCCAAAAGAAATACAGTTGTCCCTATATAAGGGAATGTATGGAGAAGAAATGATCTGCACTGCCCGTGTCAACCTCTCAGACCCGTACATTGTGACAGATGGTAGGGTGCACTGTAGAGGCAATGTCAGTAAAGGCAGAGTGGACCTGACTATCTTTGGCTTGAAGGGGGAGGACACTGACCTATATCGCTGCAAGGTGGAGATCATCTTTCCACCGCCGTACCTCATGAAGTATGGGAATGGTACACTCGTGCATATTCCAG AAAACCCAGAGTGCCCCCGTGAACACACTCAGGCTATAGTCGGGGACAGCCCAGAcatcactaaagacattcaaaGAACTTCTTTACCTCTCATTCTGATCTGTGCAGTTTTAATAACCACCACCTTCACCCTCATACTACAG GTAATGAATATGATCCTGACATGGCCAAAGTCCAATCATGTGCCACAGAAAAGCGATTACAAAAATTTCTGgtaa